The following are encoded in a window of Kaistia algarum genomic DNA:
- a CDS encoding MarR family winged helix-turn-helix transcriptional regulator, with the protein MHDEAVADPCETAKNGCEAAEAGLAADFPVSCAIAALTRSHRALAASLLADLGLHPGQELTLMRLWDEDGQSQKALCDALRLDHSTIAKSLRRLEETGLLTRCKSGDDARVQLVHLTEAGRALRERTRAAWAELERRTVAGLSEADQAAFVALARQIASGIHHTPD; encoded by the coding sequence ATGCACGACGAAGCCGTCGCGGATCCCTGCGAAACGGCAAAGAATGGCTGCGAGGCGGCGGAAGCCGGCCTCGCCGCCGACTTCCCGGTGAGCTGCGCCATCGCCGCGCTCACCCGTTCGCATCGCGCCCTGGCGGCGTCGCTTCTCGCCGATCTCGGCCTCCATCCTGGCCAGGAACTGACGCTGATGCGCCTCTGGGACGAGGATGGCCAATCGCAGAAGGCGCTCTGCGACGCGCTGCGCCTCGACCATTCGACCATCGCGAAGTCGCTGCGCCGCCTGGAGGAAACCGGCTTGCTGACGCGGTGCAAATCCGGCGACGACGCCCGCGTCCAGCTGGTGCACCTGACGGAGGCCGGCCGCGCGCTGCGCGAGCGCACCCGCGCCGCCTGGGCCGAACTGGAACGCCGCACGGTGGCCGGGCTGAGCGAGGCGGACCAGGCCGCTTTCGTGGCGCTCGCCCGCCAGATCGCCAGCGGCATCCACCACACGCCGGATTGA
- a CDS encoding alkene reductase — MTSHWDPIELGGVQLPHRLALAPMTRSRARADGTPGPLTAEYYAQRASLGLLITEGTQPSADGQGYMATPGIYTAEHEAGWRQVADAVHAKGGKLFIQLMHAGRISHPDNTPHHRQPVAPSAIAPGQPIFTPTGPQDSPVPRALTTEEIRDTIADFRAAAASAIRAGADGVELHGANGYLLNQFLAPNANVRLDEYGGSIENRARFVIEVAAAVAAEIGPERTGIRLSPGFAVGGLDEGPEGPALYRYLIGELAKLDLAYLHLFYFGDEALLKDIRAIWPNALLLVRPGRTRDQIGQEVAAGIADIEPIGTFALANPDLVDRLKSGAELNTADKATFFGGSAAGYTDYPRLDEREAAE, encoded by the coding sequence ATGACAAGCCATTGGGATCCGATCGAACTGGGCGGCGTCCAGCTGCCGCACCGCCTGGCGCTTGCGCCGATGACGCGCAGCCGCGCCCGTGCCGACGGCACGCCGGGGCCGCTGACGGCCGAGTACTATGCCCAGCGTGCCTCCCTCGGCCTGCTGATCACCGAGGGCACCCAGCCTTCGGCCGACGGGCAGGGCTATATGGCGACGCCGGGGATCTACACGGCGGAGCATGAGGCCGGCTGGCGGCAGGTCGCCGACGCGGTGCATGCCAAGGGCGGCAAGCTCTTCATCCAGCTGATGCATGCCGGCCGCATTTCTCATCCCGACAACACCCCGCATCACCGCCAGCCGGTGGCCCCTTCGGCGATCGCGCCGGGTCAGCCGATCTTCACGCCGACCGGCCCGCAGGATTCGCCGGTGCCGCGCGCGCTGACCACCGAGGAAATTCGCGACACGATCGCCGATTTCCGCGCCGCCGCGGCGAGCGCGATCCGCGCCGGCGCCGATGGTGTGGAACTGCATGGCGCCAACGGCTATCTGCTCAACCAGTTTCTGGCGCCGAACGCCAATGTCCGCCTCGACGAATATGGCGGCTCGATCGAGAATCGCGCCCGCTTCGTCATCGAGGTCGCGGCGGCCGTCGCGGCGGAGATCGGGCCGGAGCGCACGGGCATCCGCCTGTCGCCGGGCTTTGCCGTCGGCGGCCTCGACGAGGGTCCCGAAGGCCCGGCGCTCTATCGCTACCTCATCGGCGAACTGGCGAAGCTCGATCTTGCCTATCTGCACCTGTTCTATTTCGGCGACGAGGCGCTGTTGAAGGACATCCGGGCGATCTGGCCGAATGCACTGCTTCTCGTTCGTCCAGGCCGCACGCGAGACCAGATCGGCCAGGAAGTCGCCGCCGGCATTGCCGATATCGAGCCGATCGGCACCTTCGCCCTCGCCAATCCCGATCTGGTCGATCGGTTGAAGTCGGGCGCCGAACTCAATACAGCAGATAAGGCGACATTCTTCGGCGGCAGCGCGGCCGGGTATACGGACTATCCCCGGCTCGATGAGCGCGAAGCCGCCGAATAG
- a CDS encoding aldo/keto reductase, whose product MEYTRLGRTGLEVSRLCLGCMSYGDPARGSHSWTLPEQASRPFIRKALDLGINFFDTANVYSDGSSEEIVGRALLDFVPREEVVIATKVHGRMRPGPNGAGLSRKAILAEIDASLDRLGTDYVDLYQIHRFDYLTPIEETLDALDEVVRSGRARYIGASSMYAWQFAKLLAVQEREGFARFVSMQDYVNLLYREEEREMLPLCASEGIGVIPWSPLARGRLTRDWDTTTARVETDEFGKTLYAHTAEADRKVVEAVAHVASERGLPRAQIALAWVLSKSVVTAPIVGATKVEHLDDAAGALSVRLDPTEIGLLEAPYVPHAVAGFA is encoded by the coding sequence ATGGAATATACCCGTCTCGGCCGCACGGGCCTTGAAGTCTCGCGCCTTTGTCTCGGCTGCATGTCCTATGGCGACCCGGCGCGCGGCAGCCATAGCTGGACGCTGCCGGAGCAGGCGAGCCGGCCCTTCATCAGGAAGGCGCTCGATCTAGGCATCAATTTCTTCGACACGGCGAATGTCTATTCCGACGGCTCCAGCGAAGAGATCGTCGGCAGGGCGCTGCTCGATTTCGTGCCGCGCGAAGAGGTCGTGATCGCGACCAAGGTCCATGGCCGCATGCGCCCGGGCCCGAACGGCGCCGGCTTGTCGCGCAAGGCCATCCTCGCGGAGATCGACGCCAGCCTCGACCGCCTCGGAACCGATTATGTCGATCTCTACCAGATCCACCGCTTCGATTATCTGACCCCGATCGAGGAGACGCTAGACGCGCTCGACGAGGTCGTACGCTCCGGTCGCGCCCGCTACATCGGCGCTTCGTCGATGTATGCCTGGCAGTTCGCGAAATTGCTCGCCGTGCAGGAGCGCGAAGGCTTCGCCCGCTTCGTCTCGATGCAGGACTATGTGAACCTGCTCTACCGCGAGGAGGAGCGCGAGATGCTGCCGCTCTGCGCGTCCGAGGGCATCGGCGTCATCCCGTGGAGCCCGCTCGCCCGTGGCCGCCTGACCCGCGATTGGGATACGACGACGGCGCGGGTCGAAACCGACGAGTTCGGCAAGACGCTCTATGCCCATACGGCCGAAGCCGATCGGAAGGTCGTCGAGGCGGTGGCGCATGTCGCGAGCGAACGCGGATTGCCGCGGGCGCAGATCGCGCTGGCTTGGGTGCTTTCCAAAAGCGTTGTCACGGCACCGATCGTCGGGGCGACCAAGGTCGAGCATCTCGACGATGCGGCCGGGGCGCTTTCCGTGCGCCTCGACCCGACCGAGATCGGCCTGCTGGAGGCGCCCTACGTTCCGCACGCCGTCGCTGGCTTCGCCTGA
- a CDS encoding aldo/keto reductase — translation MPAQPSAAPSGSFTLGDIPVTRLGFGAMRITGPGIWGEPKDVAEAKRTLARVPELGIDLIDTADSYGPYVSEDLIAEVLSPYKGLVVATKGALTRHGPDVWRVLGRPEYLRQCVLMSLRRLRVERIDLWQLHRIDPKVPREDQFGVIADMQKEGLIRHVGLSEVTIEEIQAAEKFFPVVSVQNQYNLVDRKSETVLDYCTNKKIGFIPWAPLASGRLAAPGSVLTKIADKLGATPGQVALAWLLKRSPVMLPIPGTGSVAHLEENVAAAALALSDEDFAALDKEGKEAA, via the coding sequence ATGCCAGCTCAGCCCTCCGCCGCTCCCTCCGGCTCCTTCACCCTCGGGGATATTCCCGTCACGCGGCTTGGCTTCGGCGCCATGCGCATTACCGGACCGGGCATATGGGGCGAGCCCAAGGATGTCGCCGAGGCGAAGCGAACGCTCGCGCGCGTGCCGGAGCTTGGCATCGATCTGATCGATACAGCCGACAGCTACGGCCCCTATGTCAGCGAGGACCTGATCGCCGAGGTGCTTTCGCCCTACAAGGGCCTCGTGGTCGCCACCAAGGGGGCGCTGACGCGGCATGGGCCGGATGTCTGGCGCGTGCTCGGCCGGCCGGAATATCTGCGCCAATGCGTGTTGATGAGCCTCCGCCGTCTCAGGGTCGAGCGGATCGATCTCTGGCAATTGCACCGGATCGACCCCAAGGTGCCGCGCGAGGATCAGTTCGGCGTCATCGCCGATATGCAGAAGGAAGGCCTCATCCGCCATGTCGGCCTCTCCGAGGTGACGATCGAGGAGATCCAGGCGGCGGAGAAGTTCTTCCCGGTCGTCTCGGTGCAGAACCAGTATAATCTCGTCGATCGCAAGAGCGAAACGGTGCTCGATTATTGCACCAACAAGAAGATCGGTTTCATCCCCTGGGCGCCGCTCGCCTCAGGGCGGCTCGCGGCGCCGGGCTCGGTGCTGACGAAGATCGCCGACAAGCTCGGCGCCACGCCGGGCCAGGTGGCGCTCGCCTGGCTCTTGAAGCGCTCGCCGGTGATGCTACCGATCCCGGGAACGGGCAGCGTCGCGCATCTGGAAGAGAATGTCGCGGCGGCGGCGCTGGCGCTCTCGGACGAGGATTTCGCCGCCCTCGACAAGGAAGGCAAAGAGGCGGCGTAA
- a CDS encoding MFS transporter, giving the protein MTNEAANAEARAFAKVVRRLIPLMMLLYLVSFLDRVNVGFAALTMNTDLGFSPEIYGWGAGIFFIGYFLFEVPSNLVLEKVGARFWIFRIMVTWGLISAATAFVTGSTSFFILRFLLGAAEAGFLPGMILYLGYWFPLSVRARYVALFMAAVPIASAVGSPLSALVMQTHGFLGLAGWQWLFILEGIPACVLGFVVWFHLPDGPQTARWLTPAERQAIATRLAADHPSEAGATHHALWPALSDPRVLLMGLIYFGIVVGLYGIGLWLPQVIQAMGYSTGQIGLVLIVPYGLSALAMLAWGRHSDWTKERSLHVAASAFLAAAGLLASVHAPSPLLAIAAVTVASIGIYSALGPFWSVPPLFLRGTAAAAGIALINSIGNLGGFVGPYLVGWIKGQTGGFTAGFEALAAAVAIAGVLTLVLRAMVRRRPGAAA; this is encoded by the coding sequence ATGACGAACGAGGCGGCAAACGCGGAAGCACGCGCCTTTGCGAAGGTGGTGCGGCGGCTGATCCCGCTGATGATGTTGCTCTACCTCGTGTCGTTCCTCGACCGGGTCAATGTCGGCTTCGCGGCGCTCACCATGAATACCGATCTCGGCTTCTCTCCCGAGATCTATGGCTGGGGCGCCGGCATCTTCTTCATCGGCTATTTCCTGTTCGAGGTGCCGAGCAACCTCGTGCTCGAAAAAGTCGGCGCGCGCTTCTGGATTTTCCGCATCATGGTGACATGGGGGCTGATCTCGGCGGCGACGGCCTTCGTTACCGGCTCGACCAGCTTCTTCATCCTGCGCTTTCTGCTCGGCGCCGCGGAAGCGGGCTTCCTGCCGGGCATGATCCTCTATCTCGGCTACTGGTTCCCGCTCTCCGTCCGCGCCCGCTATGTCGCGCTGTTCATGGCCGCCGTGCCGATCGCCAGCGCCGTCGGCTCGCCGCTCTCGGCGCTGGTGATGCAGACACATGGCTTTCTCGGCCTCGCCGGCTGGCAGTGGCTGTTCATCCTTGAAGGCATCCCCGCCTGCGTCCTCGGCTTCGTTGTCTGGTTCCACCTGCCCGACGGACCGCAGACCGCGCGCTGGCTCACCCCGGCGGAACGGCAGGCGATCGCCACCCGCCTTGCCGCCGACCACCCCAGTGAGGCCGGCGCCACGCATCACGCGCTCTGGCCGGCGCTCAGCGATCCGCGCGTGCTGCTGATGGGCCTGATCTATTTCGGCATCGTCGTCGGGCTCTACGGCATCGGCCTCTGGCTGCCGCAGGTGATCCAGGCGATGGGCTATTCCACCGGCCAGATCGGCCTCGTGCTGATCGTCCCTTATGGGCTGAGCGCGCTCGCCATGCTCGCCTGGGGCCGGCACAGCGACTGGACGAAGGAGCGCTCGCTGCATGTCGCCGCCTCGGCCTTCCTCGCCGCCGCCGGATTGCTCGCCAGCGTCCACGCGCCCTCGCCGCTATTGGCGATCGCCGCTGTGACCGTCGCGTCGATCGGCATCTATTCCGCGCTCGGCCCCTTCTGGTCGGTCCCGCCCCTCTTCCTGCGCGGCACGGCAGCGGCCGCCGGCATCGCCCTCATCAATTCGATCGGCAATCTCGGCGGCTTCGTGGGGCCGTATCTCGTCGGGTGGATCAAGGGCCAGACGGGCGGCTTCACCGCCGGCTTCGAAGCGCTGGCGGCAGCCGTGGCGATCGCGGGGGTGTTGACGCTGGTGCTCAGGGCGATGGTACGGCGACGGCCGGGCGCCGCCGCCTAG
- a CDS encoding PIN domain-containing protein: MIIATGRLLRGQGERRDLAISLLQKLRTEDVIVPAQMLGELFNVLLRKAVRTRVEARDAVLAWQESYKIIETSSDGLVAATDLAADHQFAIWDAVILSAASRTGCCLLLTEDMQDGFTWGGVTVVNPFGEEVHSLLGAVIAG, from the coding sequence ATGATTATTGCTACAGGTCGGCTGCTCCGCGGGCAAGGTGAGCGTCGCGACCTCGCCATCAGTCTGCTCCAGAAGCTACGGACGGAAGACGTTATCGTTCCGGCGCAGATGCTGGGCGAATTGTTCAACGTCCTCTTGCGCAAGGCTGTGCGGACTCGGGTTGAAGCGCGCGACGCCGTCCTCGCCTGGCAGGAAAGTTACAAAATCATAGAGACCTCGTCCGACGGGCTCGTGGCAGCCACCGATCTCGCGGCCGATCACCAGTTCGCAATCTGGGACGCGGTGATCCTCTCCGCCGCCTCCCGCACCGGATGTTGCCTGCTGCTTACCGAGGATATGCAGGATGGGTTCACCTGGGGCGGCGTGACGGTCGTGAACCCGTTTGGGGAGGAGGTTCATTCGTTGTTGGGTGCGGTGATTGCCGGTTGA
- a CDS encoding YcgN family cysteine cluster protein, which yields MPVQRDAGPAAPADALPSSEALPFWKVKSLEEMTTSEWESLCDGCARCCLNKLEDWDTGEIVWTAIACELLDDDSCRCGDYPNRTTRVPDCIPLDPHAVRTLTWLPATCGYRLVAEGRDLYWWHPLVSGDAETIHEAGISVSGRTVSEADIPVEEYEDFVVTWPGELPEG from the coding sequence ATGCCCGTGCAAAGAGACGCAGGCCCCGCCGCGCCGGCCGACGCGCTTCCCTCCAGCGAAGCGCTGCCGTTCTGGAAGGTGAAATCGCTTGAGGAAATGACGACGAGCGAATGGGAATCGCTCTGCGACGGCTGCGCGCGCTGCTGCTTGAACAAGCTTGAGGATTGGGACACGGGCGAGATCGTCTGGACGGCGATCGCCTGCGAACTACTCGACGACGACAGCTGCCGCTGCGGGGATTATCCAAACCGCACGACCCGCGTCCCCGACTGCATCCCCCTCGATCCGCACGCTGTCCGCACGCTGACCTGGCTCCCCGCCACCTGCGGCTACCGCCTGGTCGCCGAAGGCCGCGACCTCTACTGGTGGCACCCCCTCGTCTCCGGCGACGCCGAGACGATCCACGAAGCCGGCATCTCGGTCTCAGGCCGGACCGTCAGCGAGGCGGATATCCCGGTCGAGGAATATGAGGATTTTGTTGTTACGTGGCCGGGGGAATTGCCGGAGGGGTAG